The sequence below is a genomic window from Ottowia sp. SB7-C50.
TTCACCGGTACATCGCCTCGATCTGCGGCGCGTACTTGGTCTGCACCAGCTTGCGCTTGAGCTTCATGGTGGGCGTCAGCTCCTCGTCTTCGGCCGTCAGCTGGGTGTCGAGCAGGAAGAACTTCTTGATCTGCTCGACGCGCGCGAACTTCTTGTTCACCTCGTCGATCACGCCCTGGATCAGCGCCTGCACCTCGGGCGCGCGCGTCAGGCTGGCGTAGTTCGAGAAAGGCACGTCGTGGTCCTGAGCGTACTTTTCGACGTTTTCCTGGTCGATCATGATGATGACCGTCAGGTACGGCAGCTTGTCGCCGATGACCACCGCATCGGTGATGTACGGGCTGAACTTGAGCTCGTTTTCCAGCTCGCTCGGCGTCACGTTCTTGCCGCCGGCCGTGATGATGATGTCCTTCATGCGGTCGGTGATGCGGAAGAAGCCATCGCCATCCACCGTGCCCACGTCGCCCGTGCGCAGCCAACCATCGGGGGTGAAGGTCTCGGCGGTTTTTTCGGGCAGGTTCAGGTAGCCGGCGAACACGTTCGGGCCCTTCACCTGGATTTCGCCCGTCTCGGGGTCAAGCCGCACCTGGTTGAAATCGGCCGCCGGGCCAATGCTGCCGGGCTTGATGCGATCCGCCGGCACACCAGTGGAGGCGCCGCAGGTTTCCGTCATGCCCCACACCTCGAGCATGGGCAGGCCCAGTGCCAGGTACCACTTGACCAGCTCGGGCGAAATGGGCGCCGCGCCGGTCACGAGAAAGCGTGCGCGGTGGATGCCGATGAGCTTGCGCACGTTGTTCAGCGCCAGCCAGCGCGCCACGGTGAACCTGGCCTTCAGGCTGGCCGGCACGGGCTGACCCGCCAGCACGCGCTCGGCAATCTGCTGGCCCACGCCAATGCCCCAGGCGTACACGGCCTGCTGCAGGCGCGTGCCTTCCTTCAGCGCGATGGCGACGCCGGAGTAGAACTTCTCCCACACGCGCGGCACGGCCGTGAACACGGTGGGCGCGATCTCGCGCACGTTCTCGGGCACGGTGTCGGGGTTCTCTACAAAGTTGAGCTTGGCCCCCGTGTAGAGCGAGAAATACTCGCCGCCCATGCGTTCGGCAATGTGGCACAGCGGCAGAAAGCACATGCATTCATCCGCGTCGGTGCGCGAAATCAGCGTGTTGTAGCCGCGCACGCTGTAGGTCAGGCCCGCGTGCGTGTGCATGGCCCCCTTCGGCTTGCCCGTGGTGCCGGACGTGTAGACCAGGATCGCCAGGTCTTCAGGTTTGATGGCCGCCGAGCGGCGCTGCAGTTCATCCGGGTGCGCGGCGTTGTACTGCCGGCCCAGCTCGCGCAGCGCATCCAGGCTGATGACGTCGGCCTCCTTCAGGTCGCGCAGGCCTTCCATGTCGAAGACGACGATCTTGCGCAGCAGCGGCAACTGGTCGCGCACTTCCAGCGCCTTGTCGAGCTGCTCGTCGTCCTCGACGAACAGCACGCTGGTGCGCGAGTCCTCGCACAGGTAGTGCACCTGCGCTGGCGCGTCGGTGGGGTAGATGCCGTTCGACACACCGCCGCACGCCAGCACGGCCAGGTCGGCCAGCACCCATTCCAGGACGGTGTTGGACAGGATGGACGACGTGTCGCCCGGCGCAAAGCCCAGGCTCATCAGGCCGCCGGCGATTTCGCGCACCGCGTCGGCCAC
It includes:
- a CDS encoding long-chain fatty acid--CoA ligase, with the protein product MSNLWDLSHIQPQPASVLDGDTIPAMFWNAVAQRGPNVWLREKHFGIWRSWTWNQVADAVREIAGGLMSLGFAPGDTSSILSNTVLEWVLADLAVLACGGVSNGIYPTDAPAQVHYLCEDSRTSVLFVEDDEQLDKALEVRDQLPLLRKIVVFDMEGLRDLKEADVISLDALRELGRQYNAAHPDELQRRSAAIKPEDLAILVYTSGTTGKPKGAMHTHAGLTYSVRGYNTLISRTDADECMCFLPLCHIAERMGGEYFSLYTGAKLNFVENPDTVPENVREIAPTVFTAVPRVWEKFYSGVAIALKEGTRLQQAVYAWGIGVGQQIAERVLAGQPVPASLKARFTVARWLALNNVRKLIGIHRARFLVTGAAPISPELVKWYLALGLPMLEVWGMTETCGASTGVPADRIKPGSIGPAADFNQVRLDPETGEIQVKGPNVFAGYLNLPEKTAETFTPDGWLRTGDVGTVDGDGFFRITDRMKDIIITAGGKNVTPSELENELKFSPYITDAVVIGDKLPYLTVIIMIDQENVEKYAQDHDVPFSNYASLTRAPEVQALIQGVIDEVNKKFARVEQIKKFFLLDTQLTAEDEELTPTMKLKRKLVQTKYAPQIEAMYR